Proteins co-encoded in one Halostella salina genomic window:
- a CDS encoding Rieske (2Fe-2S) protein yields the protein MTEKRFEICPTSELPPGDRVITTLDGISIGVFNIDGEYHALKNDCPHQRAPLCEGKLTGTTESTAPGQYEWTADGQIVQCPWHGWEFDVTTGESVFNPHSVKAKTFQTTVESTGEARGGSSAEAAGGSPPCSSCETSEVDGEPPVDTYDVEVEHDTVVVYL from the coding sequence ATGACTGAGAAGCGATTCGAGATCTGTCCGACTTCCGAACTCCCCCCGGGAGACCGTGTCATCACGACACTCGATGGAATCTCAATAGGGGTGTTCAATATCGACGGAGAGTACCACGCCCTAAAAAACGACTGCCCCCATCAGCGTGCACCTCTCTGTGAGGGGAAACTGACAGGGACAACCGAATCAACTGCGCCCGGCCAGTACGAGTGGACAGCCGACGGCCAAATCGTGCAGTGTCCCTGGCACGGATGGGAGTTCGATGTTACGACGGGTGAGTCGGTGTTCAACCCACATTCGGTGAAAGCAAAAACGTTCCAGACAACGGTGGAATCCACTGGCGAGGCTCGTGGCGGTAGCTCTGCAGAGGCCGCTGGTGGCTCCCCCCCGTGTTCCAGCTGTGAGACCAGCGAAGTCGATGGTGAACCTCCAGTAGACACCTACGATGTCGAAGTCGAACACGACACTGTCGTCGTCTACCTGTAA